From one Streptomyces sp. CA-210063 genomic stretch:
- a CDS encoding MarR family winged helix-turn-helix transcriptional regulator, with the protein MPHSTHHALSRRHSTEFRGLVEYVRLPSAATDLILLGDLTGRYATSSYSRLAPDRRTVVLRADRQGAAEHGHRITAAIACHVARAGGTLDQLTQLLLHPDHEGGRHTRNIALRSGQMRALDYIRRVWANASETVNTTVTLGSRHDAYEVLAALRDRIETTPWRGERGRTALRVLRAHLNFAETAGGPLHHASERQTAEEAGISRTTLRAVYDTVLKPQGWLRRLQVGHGREGSTWYLSAPPSRSRTTQLPPDPALEDWPTSETATAADIDSTVLGRLMGHDAFAHHGLGSAALMLISALHQRPYQTVAELVGTSSVSRATTYRTLRRLDGHGLVCRIGETWALAPRALEGLGSSLPARVTGLDAVPAQGWDKVAEHHGTAGVAARRKALHAVERAAYQEALDRLAEHRTKAVVIVRDDRQILVPAPRPDEIPPTWHAPDGRVLDPATGRPASDWRVATDGRLILIIPADQRSYDELAAAHAEALSEWNSAA; encoded by the coding sequence GTGCCACACAGCACCCATCACGCCCTCTCTCGACGACACTCCACCGAATTCCGCGGCCTTGTGGAGTACGTCCGACTGCCGTCGGCCGCGACCGATCTCATTCTGCTCGGCGACCTCACCGGCCGCTACGCCACCAGCAGTTACAGCCGGCTCGCCCCCGACCGCCGGACCGTGGTCCTGCGCGCGGACCGCCAGGGAGCGGCCGAGCACGGGCACCGGATCACCGCGGCCATCGCCTGCCACGTGGCCCGCGCCGGCGGCACCCTCGACCAGCTCACACAGCTCCTGCTGCACCCCGACCACGAAGGCGGACGGCACACCCGCAACATCGCCCTGCGCTCCGGGCAGATGCGCGCCCTGGACTACATCCGCCGGGTCTGGGCCAACGCCTCCGAAACGGTCAACACGACCGTGACGCTGGGTTCCCGGCACGACGCGTACGAGGTGCTCGCCGCGCTGCGCGACCGCATCGAGACCACCCCCTGGCGCGGGGAACGGGGACGCACCGCGCTGCGGGTACTGCGCGCGCACCTGAACTTCGCCGAGACCGCGGGCGGCCCACTGCACCACGCCAGCGAACGGCAGACCGCGGAGGAAGCGGGCATCTCCCGCACGACGCTGCGGGCGGTCTACGACACCGTCCTCAAACCGCAGGGCTGGCTGCGCCGCCTGCAGGTCGGCCACGGCCGCGAGGGTTCCACCTGGTATCTCAGCGCGCCGCCGTCTCGTTCCCGGACCACTCAGTTGCCCCCCGACCCGGCACTTGAGGACTGGCCCACCTCTGAGACGGCCACGGCGGCCGACATCGACTCCACCGTCCTCGGCCGTCTGATGGGCCACGACGCCTTCGCCCACCACGGCCTCGGCAGCGCCGCCCTCATGCTCATCAGCGCCCTGCACCAACGCCCCTACCAGACGGTCGCCGAGCTCGTCGGTACCTCCTCGGTCTCCCGCGCCACCACCTACCGGACTCTGCGACGCCTGGATGGCCACGGCCTCGTCTGCCGCATCGGGGAGACCTGGGCCCTCGCGCCGCGCGCGCTGGAGGGCCTCGGTAGCAGCCTCCCTGCCCGTGTCACGGGGCTCGACGCCGTGCCTGCACAGGGCTGGGACAAGGTCGCCGAGCACCACGGCACCGCAGGCGTCGCGGCCCGGCGGAAGGCCCTGCACGCGGTCGAGCGTGCGGCCTACCAGGAGGCGCTGGACCGGCTCGCGGAGCACCGCACCAAGGCTGTGGTGATCGTCCGCGACGACCGCCAAATCCTGGTCCCCGCGCCGCGCCCCGACGAGATCCCGCCGACGTGGCACGCCCCGGACGGGCGCGTCCTCGACCCGGCCACCGGCCGCCCTGCTTCCGACTGGCGGGTCGCCACCGACGGCCGCCTGATCCTCATCATCCCAGCTGACCAGCGCAGTTACGACGAGCTGGCGGCCGCCCATGCCGAAGCCCTCAGCGAATGGAACTCCGCCGCATGA
- a CDS encoding helix-turn-helix domain-containing protein, with translation MELRRMNRQHPPTNPAQSQPVTPDALRNQYESGATVDELVSASGLSYGMVLNRLHDAGTVMRTSWQTRRMRQDSQARRRLAARLRTLYEQQGATLAELAAVAGESRRGARRLLLEAGGTVRTPQQTLRMRAAARAAERQKLALSLRARYEEGATVPDLAKACNYSVATVYRLLHQASTRMRPQHRHGPTRPEGKRP, from the coding sequence ATGGAACTCCGCCGCATGAACCGACAACACCCTCCAACCAACCCTGCCCAGAGCCAGCCGGTGACCCCGGATGCCTTGCGCAACCAGTACGAGTCCGGTGCAACGGTCGACGAACTCGTCTCCGCCAGCGGCCTGTCGTACGGCATGGTCCTCAACCGGCTGCACGATGCCGGGACCGTCATGCGCACGTCGTGGCAGACCCGCAGGATGCGCCAGGATTCCCAAGCCCGCCGACGTCTCGCAGCCCGTCTGCGCACCCTTTACGAGCAGCAGGGTGCGACGCTCGCTGAACTCGCGGCAGTTGCCGGTGAGTCGAGGCGTGGTGCCCGGCGCCTGCTGCTTGAGGCCGGCGGCACCGTGCGCACCCCGCAGCAGACGCTGCGGATGCGCGCTGCGGCGAGGGCCGCTGAACGGCAGAAGCTCGCGCTGTCTCTGCGGGCGCGGTACGAGGAGGGCGCCACGGTCCCGGACCTAGCCAAGGCGTGCAACTACTCCGTTGCCACGGTCTACCGGCTCCTGCACCAGGCCAGCACCCGCATGCGGCCCCAGCACCGACATGGCCCCACTCGCCCCGAGGGGAAACGGCCGTGA